Proteins co-encoded in one Prunus persica cultivar Lovell chromosome G6, Prunus_persica_NCBIv2, whole genome shotgun sequence genomic window:
- the LOC18772135 gene encoding probable serine/threonine-protein kinase PBL7 has protein sequence MGWIPCSGKSNSKAKTKKERKNTIELQEKPLDQIKPTSGISKTNSTLSVKEDPKDGGSDHIAAQTFVFRELAAATRNFRAECLLGEGGFGRVYKGRLESTNQVVAIKQLDRNGLQGNREFLVEVLMLSLLHHPNLVNLIGYCADGDQRLLVYEYMPLGSLEDHLHDISPGKRRLDWNTRMKIAAGAAKGLEYLHDKASPPVIYRDLKCSNILLGEGYHPKLSDFGLAKLGPVGDNTHVSTRVMGTYGYCAPEYAMTGQLTLKSDVYSFGVVLLEIITGRKAIDNSRATGEQNLVAWARPLFKDRKKFSQMADPMLQGQYPQRGLYQALAVAAMCVQEQPNMRPVIADVVTALTYLASQKHDQETQPVQSSRLAPCTPPRTKRDSERKAQLW, from the exons ATGGGTTGGATTCCCTGTTCTGGTAAATCCAACAGTAAAGCGAAGACcaagaaggaaaggaagaataCGATAGAGTTGCAGGAAAAGCCGCTTGATCAGATCAAACCCACTTCAG GAATTTCAAAGACAAATTCCACCTTGAGTGTCAAGGAAGATCCCAAAGATGGAGGGTCCGATCACATTGCAGCACAGACTTTTGTATTCCGTGAGTTGGCAGCTGCAACTAGAAATTTCAGAGCAGAATGTCTTTTGGGTGAGGGCGGCTTTGGTCGAGTATATAAAGGACGTTTGGAAAGTACCAATCAG GTAGTAGCTATCAAACAACTTGATCGTAATGGGTTACAAGGGAACAGGGAATTCCTTGTTGAAGTGTTGATGCTAAGTCTTCTTCACCACCCTAATCTTGTTAATCTTATTGGTTATTGTGCTGATGGAGATCAAAGGCTGCTTGTTTATGAATATATGCCCCTAGGATCTTTAGAGGACCATTTACATG ATATATCACCTGGTAAGAGACGACTTGATTGGAATACAAGAATGAAAATAGCCGCTGGGGCAGCAAAGGGATTGGAGTATTTACATGACAAAGCAAGTCCTCCTGTTATTTACAGAGATTTGAAATGCTCCAACATATTGCTTGGTGAAGGGTATCATCCAAAGCTGTCCGATTTTGGCTTAGCCAAACTTGGCCCTGTTGGGGATAACACCCATGTATCTACAAGGGTTATGGGAACCTATGGATATTGTGCTCCCGAGTATGCTATGACAGGGCAGTTGACTCTTAAATCAGACGTTTATAGCTTTGGGGTAGTTCTTTTGGAAATTATAACAGGCAGGAAAGCAATTGACAATTCAAGAGCTACAGGAGAACAGAATTTGGTTGCATGG GCAAGACCCTTGTTTAAAGACCGAAAGAAATTTTCACAAATGGCAGACCCAATGCTCCAGGGTCAGTATCCCCAAAGGGGCTTGTACCAAGCTCTGGCTGTTGCGGCAATGTGTGTACAGGAGCAGCCTAATATGCGGCCAGTAATAGCTGATGTTGTCACAGCTTTGACTTACCTTGCTTCACAGAAGCACGACCAGGAAACACAGCCAGTCCAAAGCTCCCGTCTTGCCCCTTGTACACCCCCTAGAACCAAGAGGGATAGTGAAAGGAAAGCTCAATTATGGTAG